From a single Sorghum bicolor cultivar BTx623 chromosome 5, Sorghum_bicolor_NCBIv3, whole genome shotgun sequence genomic region:
- the LOC8072734 gene encoding putative disease resistance RPP13-like protein 1 translates to MAVVLDAFASYLQDMLVEMVKEEVHLLLGVPDEIETMRIKLGDLKRFLADADKRNIRDETVQSWVRELRNAMYDATNILDLCQLNAMEQGTTKDMGCFNPLLFCIRNPLHAHDIGNRIKSLNKRLDDIEKRSKAFNFNLASYEDNTRMVESSLRARRETTGEDELDVVGEKIEEDTRSLVDLLIKKEKNVHEHKNVMVYAIVGVGGIGKTTLAKKIFNYDFIKQEYEKRIWLSVNKEFNDIDILERAITEAQGDHQAPRNTKAALVRTLKEALKGCKTLLVMDDVWDPHVWEKVLEPPLINSLARGSCVLVTTRHDMVARGMMAEVPYHHVKKLEHEDAWSLLKKQVIGNGNNDEKNVDRLKEIGMEIIAKCDGLPLAVKVMGGLLRQKNTRQRDWEKILNDSIWSVSQMPEELNYAVYLSYQDLNPNLKSCFLHYALLTQNTVFYDDNIVAMWISEGFVHGNSTCDLEALGKDYYGELIARNLIEPDQLYLDQAVCNMHDVVRSFAQYVSRDEALVAQKIEVGLTNKLNSQNVTRLSLECKESESNELEWSSLQANRSLRTLILVGKMKINRGDSLLSFPCLRTLHIEDGNFDALSKSLVQLKHLRYLSIRRTDTSRLPKRIAMMKFLQCINISYCKSLVKLPRDIGELRQLRYLSLVDSGINSVPKSFGGLTNLRLLLGFPAHVEGDWCSLEELGPLNKLMRLDIDGLENVSSSAFAIKARLREKVRLSYLVLKGTSTRRGAHSHRLVKEEEQQQIQKVFDELCPPPCLETLCIEEYFSQQLPKWMMPTEISSLGSLRNLWMEDLPYCTDLPDGLWQLPSLEFLQIRSAPGIKRVGPEFVLPHHHEHPSPMENVGSDLEIEVDECSGLERISNLPNLQSLVIFRCPGLKVLEGLPALQRLGLEDYDMETLPGYVRNVNPRDLHLDCDISLLASIAKGKSSPEWDKFSHIKHVKAYADDDDNNIERKWYVKYTRDPFSFKTNISLPADASGDETEEVLLDEVEETSRNEIVEEHVNVEQLRE, encoded by the exons ATGGCTGTGGTATTGGATGCTTTTGCATCCTATCTGCAAGATATGCTGGTGGAGATGGTTAAAGAAGAGGTCCATCTGCTCTTGGGTGTTCCCGATGAGATAGAAACGATGCGCATCAAGCTCGGGGACCTCAAGAGGTTCCTTGCTGATGCTGACAAGAGGAACATTAGAGACGAGACTGTGCAGTCATGGGTCAGAGAGCTTAGAAATGCCATGTATGATGCCACCAATATCCTTGATTTGTGCCAGCTCAATGCCATGGAACAGGGTACTACCAAGGATATGGGTTGCTTCAATCCCTTGCTCTTTTGTATAAGGAACCCTCTCCATGCTCATGACATTGGTAATCGCATCAAAAGCCTTAATAAGAGGCTAGATGACATTGAGAAGCGTAGCAAAGCCTTCAACTTCAACCTTGCATCTTATGAGGACAACACGAGAATGGTAGAATCCTCCCTTCGTGCTAGGCGGGAGACGACGGGGGAGGATGAGTTAGATGTGGTTGGTGAGAAGATTGAGGAGGACACTAGAAGTCTTGTGGATTTGCTCATAAAGAAGGAGAAAAATGTACATGAACACAAAAATGTTATGGTTTATGCTATTGTGGGAGTTGGAGGGATTGGCAAAACCACCCTTGCCAAGAAGATCTTTAATTATGACTTCATCAAACAAGAGTATGAAAAGAGAATATGGTTGAGTGTCAATAAAGAATTTAATGACATTGATATATTAGAGAGAGCTATCACTGAAGCAcaaggagaccatcaagcacctagAAACACAAAGGCCGCACTAGTGCGAACCCTTAAGGAAGCCTTGAAGGGGTGCAAGACCTTGTTGGTGATGGATGATGTTTGGGACCCCCATGTATGGGAGAAGGTGCTCGAGCCTCCATTGATAAACTCACTTGCTAGAGGAAGCTGCGTTCTTGTAACAACGAGACATGACATGGTTGCTCGAGGCATGATGGCGGAGGTGCCCTACCACCATGTCAAGAAATTAGAgcatgaagatgcctggtctTTGCTAAAGAAGCAG GTGATCGGGAATGGAAATAATGATGAAAAAAATGTTGACAGACTTAAGGAGATTGGAATGGAAATTATAGCAAAATGTGATGGTTTGCCACTTGCTGTTAAAGTAATGGGAGGCCTCCTACGCCAGAAAAATACGAGACAAAGGGACTGGGAAAAAATCCTAAATGATTCTATATGGTCAGTGTCCCAAATGCCTGAAGAGCTAAACTATGCAGTATACCTTAGCTACCAAGATTTAAATCCAAATTTGAAGTCTTGCTTTCTGCACTATGCCCTCCTCACCCAGAACACAGTGTTCTATGATGACAACATTGTTGCCATGTGGATTAGTGAAGGATTTGTTCATGGAAACAGCACATGTGATTTAGAAGCACTAGGAAAAGACTACTATGGTGAGTTAATAGCTAGGAACCTTATAGAGCCGGATCAATTGTACTTGGACCAGGCAGTCTGCAATATGCATGATGTTGTTCGCTCATTTGCTCAATATGTATCTAGAGATGAAGCACTGGTAGCTCAGAAAATTGAAGTTGGCCTAACCAATAAACTTAATTCGCAAAATGTTACTCGGTTATCACTGGAATGCAAAGAATCAGAATCAAATGAGCTAGAATGGAGTTCTCTACAAGCAAATAGATCACTGCGAACATTGATTTTAGTTGGGAAGATGAAGATCAACCGAGGTGATTCGTTGTTGTCTTTTCCATGTTTGCGGACCCTACATATAGAAGATGGAAATTTTGATGCTTTGTCTAAATCTTTGGTCCAACTCAAACACTTGAGGTATTTGTCCATAAGACGCACTGACACATCTAGGCTGCCAAAAAGAATTGCCATGATGAAATTCTTGCAGTGCATTAATATTTCTTACTGTAAAAGTTTGGTGAAGCTTCCACGTGACATTGGAGAGTTACGGCAGCTGAGGTATTTAAGCCTTGTTGACTCAGGAATAAATAGTGTACCGAAGAGTTTCGGTGGTCTAACTAATTTGAGGTTATTGTTGGGGTTTCCAGCCCATGTGGAGGGTGACTGGTGCAGTTTGGAAGAACTAGGACCCCTTAACAAGCTCATGCGTCTTGATATAGATGGTCTGGAGAATGTATCCTCTTCCGCATTTGCTATAAAGGCCAGGCTTCGTGAAAAGGTGCGCCTCAGCTATCTGGTCTTAAAGGGCACCAGTACACGTCGAGGTGCTCACAGTCACAGGTTGGTAAAAGAGGAAGAGCAGCAACAAATCCAGAAGGTGTTTGATGAGCTCTGCCCTCCACCCTGCTTAGAAACTCTGTGTATTGAAGAGTACTTTAGCCAACAACTTCCAAAGTGGATGATGCCTACAGAAATTTCGTCCCTTGGAAGCTTGAGGAATCTATGGATGGAAGACTTGCCTTATTGCACGGATCTACCTGATGGCTTGTGGCAGCTCCCCAGCTTGGAGTTCCTACAAATTAGAAGCGCCCCAGGCATCAAGCGTGTTGGGCCAGAGTTCGTACTACCACACCATCATGAGCACCCAAGCCCTATGGAAAACGTTGGTTCTGATTTGGAAATTGAGGTGGATGAATGTTCTGGCCTCGAGAGGATCAGCAATCTGCCAAATTTGCAGAGCCTCGTGATCTTTAGATGCCCAGGGTTGAAGGTACTAGAGGGTTTGCCTGCACTTCAGAGACTCGGGCTGGAGGACTACGACATGGAAACACTCCCGGGATACGTGCGGAACGTAAACCCAAGGGATTTGCATCTAGACTGCGACATCTCACTGCTAGCTTCCATAGCTAAAGGGAAATCTAGCCCCGAGTGGGACAAGTTCAGCCATATCAAGCATGTGAAGGCATATGCAGATGACGACGACAACAACATTGAAAGGAAGTGGTACGTCAAGTACACGAGAGATCCTTTCAGCTTTAAGACAAACATCAGCCTCCCTGCTGACGCCTCAG GGGATGAAACGGAGGAAGTGTTGTTGGACGAAGTGGAGGAAACTTCAAGGAATGAAATCGTAGAAGAACATGTCAATGTGGAACAACTGAGGGAGTAA